A single window of Thalassomonas viridans DNA harbors:
- a CDS encoding helix-turn-helix domain-containing protein, with protein sequence MILKELRISRHLSQEQLAQMSGLNVRTIQRIESGKNASLESLRCLASALDVDVATLQQEKFVIDKQSDNWKNLPLLLKIWFIFNFLQIRSKRATAVRIELVSHVSGFMFCCLGLVNEAALVGGLIMLATAYLFHLLKWQGDKYGIWFEHETAKRS encoded by the coding sequence ATGATTCTTAAAGAGTTACGTATTAGCCGCCACCTTTCACAAGAGCAATTGGCGCAAATGTCCGGGTTGAATGTCAGGACAATCCAGCGGATTGAGAGCGGCAAAAACGCCAGTTTAGAGTCCCTTAGATGCCTTGCTTCTGCTCTGGATGTTGATGTGGCAACCTTGCAGCAGGAGAAGTTTGTGATAGACAAACAGTCGGATAACTGGAAAAACTTACCGCTGTTGCTGAAAATCTGGTTTATATTCAACTTTCTGCAAATTCGCTCTAAAAGAGCAACGGCTGTTCGTATTGAGCTTGTTTCTCATGTCAGCGGCTTTATGTTTTGCTGTTTAGGGCTGGTGAATGAAGCGGCGCTTGTTGGCGGTTTGATTATGCTGGCTACGGCCTATTTGTTTCACCTGTTAAAGTGGCAGGGGGATAAATACGGTATTTGGTTTGAGCATGAAACAGCTAAACGCAGCTGA
- a CDS encoding polysaccharide deacetylase family protein, whose amino-acid sequence MKSCLMVLVLLLAAPLSLAKEIAITFDDSPRKAAGYFSGPERAQKLIAELKQHKVPQVAFFSNSSKLDEEGVKRLQAYSRAGHVIANHSHDHADFNRTGLEQYVEAFLLADEKLGQFENFKKLYRFPYLREGNDKAKRDGMRAALKKHGYSNAYITLNNYDWHIESLFQAAIDKKLAPDFERMGQFYVQVLMESIEYYDQMAQTHLGRSPRHVLLLHEMDISALFIGDLVDELKRKGWRIITPERAYQDEIAQYQTERVLPFNPGRIGEIARDKGQKKGLWHSTLDENYLEQRFISEVLQADMKTLL is encoded by the coding sequence ATGAAATCATGTTTAATGGTGCTGGTGTTATTGCTGGCGGCGCCTTTGTCTCTCGCAAAAGAAATTGCGATCACTTTCGATGATTCTCCTCGTAAAGCCGCCGGTTATTTTAGCGGGCCTGAACGCGCGCAAAAGCTAATCGCCGAGTTAAAGCAGCACAAAGTTCCCCAGGTCGCCTTTTTTTCTAACAGCAGCAAGCTTGACGAGGAAGGGGTTAAAAGGTTGCAGGCATATAGCCGGGCGGGCCATGTTATTGCCAATCATAGCCATGATCATGCCGATTTTAACAGAACCGGCCTGGAGCAATATGTTGAAGCCTTTTTACTGGCGGACGAAAAACTGGGGCAGTTTGAAAATTTTAAAAAGCTCTACCGCTTTCCTTATCTCAGGGAAGGTAACGACAAAGCCAAGCGAGACGGCATGCGGGCCGCACTGAAAAAGCACGGTTATAGCAACGCCTACATTACCCTGAATAATTATGACTGGCACATAGAAAGTCTTTTTCAGGCCGCCATCGACAAAAAGCTTGCGCCGGACTTTGAACGCATGGGGCAATTTTACGTTCAGGTATTGATGGAAAGCATCGAATATTACGACCAGATGGCGCAAACCCACCTGGGGCGCTCTCCCAGGCACGTACTACTGCTGCACGAGATGGATATTTCTGCGCTTTTTATCGGTGACCTGGTTGACGAGCTTAAGCGCAAAGGCTGGCGCATTATAACGCCTGAGCGGGCTTATCAGGATGAAATCGCCCAATACCAGACCGAGCGGGTGTTGCCCTTTAATCCCGGCCGCATCGGCGAAATTGCCAGGGATAAAGGCCAGAAAAAGGGGCTTTGGCACTCGACACTGGATGAAAACTATCTGGAGCAGAGGTTTATCAGCGAAGTATTACAGGCAGATATGAAAACCTTGCTGTAG
- a CDS encoding nucleotide triphosphate diphosphatase NUDT15: MKKEVRVGVGVIILRDNRILLGERIGSHGANTWATPGGHLELGESVEACARREVLEETGLELGELKKLGFTNDIFNQEGKHYVTLFVVATEAEGEAEIREPNKCKQWRWCDFDDLPEPLFLPLVNLLKEQPDLKEVVCLNQADRVV, translated from the coding sequence ATGAAAAAAGAAGTACGGGTTGGAGTTGGTGTGATTATTCTGCGGGATAACCGCATCTTGTTAGGAGAGCGCATAGGTTCACACGGCGCGAATACCTGGGCAACCCCGGGCGGGCATTTGGAGCTTGGCGAGAGTGTAGAAGCCTGTGCCAGGCGGGAGGTGCTTGAAGAAACCGGGTTGGAGCTTGGAGAGCTTAAAAAACTTGGTTTTACTAACGATATTTTCAACCAGGAAGGTAAGCATTATGTCACCTTGTTTGTGGTTGCCACAGAGGCCGAGGGCGAAGCGGAGATCAGGGAGCCGAATAAGTGTAAGCAATGGCGTTGGTGTGATTTTGACGACCTGCCTGAGCCTTTATTTTTGCCTTTGGTGAATTTGCTTAAAGAGCAGCCTGATTTGAAGGAGGTTGTTTGTTTAAATCAGGCTGATCGGGTGGTGTAG